The nucleotide sequence CGCCAACCCGCTGATGCTGAGTGGCGCCAACACCTTCAGCGGGGGCGTGCAGTTCAAATGGACGGAGTTCACCGTCGCCCATAACACGGCCCTGGGTACCGGCGGGGTCGTGCTGGAGGACGGCGCGGACCTGATCTTCACCACCACCGCGCCGGTCATGGGCAGCCTGCTGCTCGGCACTGCCAACTACGATGAGGGCACCGATAACAGCGGGCTTTACTTCAGCGCGGGCGGCAGCCCGGTGGTCCTGACGATCAACCAGACCGAGGACGCGTATTATGACGGCGCACTGATCGAGAACGGGTCCGTGGGTTCGCTGGTCAAGACCGGACCGGCCGCCCTCACGATCTACGGCAGCCGTGGCTTCTACGACACCCCCTACACCGGCGGCACCACCATCCTCGCCGGCAAGCTGATCGCCGGGAACGCCGACGCCCTCGGCACCGGCCCGATCACCCTCAACGGCGGCGAACTCGCGGCCTCGCCGGGGGTGACGATCAGCAATGCCCTCACCCTGCTCAGCGGCCGCCTTGGGGGCAACGGAACCTTCGCCGGCCCCATCAGTGTCGGCACCGGGGTGACCCTCGCGCCGGGGGAATCACCCGGCACCCTGACCTTCGCCGCCGGGCTCACCCTCGGACCGGGGGCGCGCTCGACTTCGAGGTGCAATTCCCCGCCGGCGCGGCGGGCACTGGTTACGACACCTTGCTGGTCACCGGCGGCGCCATCACGGTGACCGCCACCTCCGGCAATCCGTTCAGCCTGCGGGTAATCTCCCTCAGCGCCGGCGGCGATCCGGGCAACGCGTCCGGCTTCAGCGCCAGCACCGCCTATTCATGGCTCCTCGCCACGGGCAACCCGGGCGGAGGCATCAGCGGGTTCGATGCCGCCGACTTCCTGATCGATACCACCGCGTTCAGCAGTCCGCGCGACAGCGGGGTTTTCTCCCTGAGCCAGGGCCTGAGTGGCGGCAATCCCGCCCTGTTTCTGAATTTCACCCCGGTGCCGGAGCCCTCGACCTACGCGTTGCTGGGCGTGGGCCTGGGGCTGGTCTTGCTCACCGTGCGCCGTCGCCGGCTCTAGGCGGCGCGTCACCACCCCGGGGCATGACCCGGGCATGACTTTCTTCCCCTATCGCCCCGCGCGGGGTTGTGCTAGGCTACGCGGATGGATTTCAGGCCCAAGGACCGCGGCACCTACTACACCTCCTTTGCCTTCGGGAGTATCGTCTTTGCCTGCTACGGCGGCGTTTTCACGACCGACACCTTCTTCGCCTGGTCGTGGTTGCCCGTCCCTTCCGAGTGGCTGATGCTCGCCTCCATCCTCCTCGGCATGGTCTACACGCTTCTGGGTGTTCTGGGTGACGGCTTCGTGGATTGCCGGCAGGGACGCTACATCTGGCTCTATTTTTTCCTCCAGTGCGCTTTGCTCACGATCATTGTCGTGATCAGCCCCACCCGCGGCTTCATGGGCATGCTGTGCCTGCCCGTGGTGAGCCAGTCGATCTTCCGCCTCCGCTGGCCCGGCCGGGTCGCGGTCTGCGGCTATCTCTTTGCCCTGACCGTCGCCCTCTGGGGCATACCTTACGGCTGGAATTCGGCCTTCAGTGCCATGATCAGCTACTCGGCCGGCTTCGCCTTCACTATCGCCTTCACCTTCATCACCACTCAGGCCCTCGCGGCCCGGGCCGGTTCCGAGAAACTCCGCCACGAGCTGGCGGAGGCCAACGCCCAGCTCCGGGCCCAGGCGGAGCAGACGGCCGAGCTGGCCACCACCCGTGAGCGGAACCGCGTCGCCCGTGAGATCCACGACGGCGTCGGCCATTACCTCACTGTTATCAAGACCCAGCTCGACGCCGCCTCCGCCCTGCTGCCCACGCAACCGGAACGGGCGCGCGAGGCCGTCACCAAGGCGGCCAAACTCTCCGCCGAGGCGCTCGACGACGTCCGTCACTCCGTCGGCGCCCTCCGTACCGACACCGGCCGGCCGCCGCTGCCCGAGGCCCTGCGCGAGCTCGCCGGCCACGGCGACCCCGTCCCCACGCTCACCATCGAGGGCGAGCCCCGCACCCTGGCGCCCGGCGTTGAGCACGCTCTTTACCGTGCGGCCCAGGAGGGCCTGACCAACATCCGCAAACATGCCCGGGCCACCCACGCCCAGCTGCGCCTGGACTTCCGGACCCCGCACACGCTCCGGCTTGAACTGGCGGACAATGGCATCGGCACCGGCCCGGACGCGGACCAGACCGGGTTCGGCCTGCGCGGCCTGCGGGAGCGCATCGCGGTGCTTGGCGGCAAGGTCGAATCCGGCAACCGCCGCGAAGGAGGCTTCCAGCTGCGCGTGGAGGTCCCGGCGTGAAACTGAAGATCTTTTGTAGGGCGGGGTCGCCGAACCCCGCCGCGAACGTGATGTCATGTTCGCACGAAGGCGGGGTTCGGCGACCCCGCCCTACACCCAGACCATGAAAAAAATCCGCCTCCTCCTCGTCGACGACCAGTCGCTCTTCCGCGAGGCCCTGCGCACGCTGCTCTCCCTCCAGCCGGACCTGGAAATCGTCGCCGAGGCCGAGAACGGCGAACGCGCCCTTGCCCTCGCCAAGGTGCACCAGCCCGACGTCATCCTGATGGATCTCCGCATGCCGGTCATGGGCGGCGTCGAGGCCACGCGCCGCATTCAGCAGACCGCCCCCGCGATCCGCGTCATGGTCCTCACCACCTTCGAGGAGGATGAGGAGATCTTTGAGGCCTTGCGCGCCGGGGCCGTGGGTTACCTGCTGAAGGCCTGTTCCGCCGACAAGTTGTGTGAATCGGTGCGCGCCGCCGCCAAGGGCGCCGCCGTGCTCGAGCCTTCCGTGGCCGCCCGACTGATGGCCGAGGTCAACCGGTCCGCTGCGCATAGCGGCCGGAAGGCGACCCAGGTCCTCGCCGACCCGCTGACCGAGCGCGAACTCGCGGTCCTGAAGCTCCTCGCTGCCGGCCGCAGCAACAAGGAGATCGGCACGGGCCTGAACATCACCGAGGGCACGGTGAAGAACCACATGACCAACGTGCTCGGCAAGCTCGGCGTCCTCGACCGCACCCAGGCCGCCCTCAAGGCCCGCGAGCTGGGGCTGATCTGAAGCAAGTCACCAGATACCAACCACACCCTCAGGCTAAACGACGCGAATCCGAACCCATGAGCGATGAATAGCGTCCCTTAGTGGTTCCCGCCCCCAGATCATCGCCTGTCTGTCGTCTTCCTTTTCGTGGGTTTTTGTGCCTTTTTGTGGCCAAGATGAATTTTGACTTCCCCGCCCGCCGCGCCCGCATCGCCCGTGCGCTCGCCCTGACCGACGAAGTGCTGCTCATCGGCTCCGGCCACCCGCTGCCCAAGCCCGAGATCAGCGACGCCCTCCTGCCCTACATCGCGCACCAGGAATACTATTTCCTGACCGGCCACCTCGACGCCATCGGCGGCATCCTGGCCTTTGATCCGCGCGACGGCGCGTGGACCTCGTTTGTCCCCGAGGTGACCGAGATGGATCGGGTGTGGGAAGGCCGCGAACAGCTCCCCGGCGAACCGCTGACCTCCTTTCCCGCCTGGTTCTCCGCCCGGCGCGGCCGGCCGGTCGTGCTGCTGGGCGCGCCGGTCAGCGGGATCTCCGCGGACGAGACCCGCACGGCCGCGGTCCGCGAACGCTACAAACACGCCCGGCGCCCGAAGGAGGCCGCCGAAATCGCCGTGCTGCAGCGCGGCGCCGCCGCCACCGCCGCCGGCTACGCGGCGATCCAGCCGCTGCTGCGGCCCGGCGTCAGCGAGCGCACACTCCAGATCGAACTGGAGGCGGAGTATTTCCGGCACGGTGCCCAGACCACGGGCTACGACTCGATCGTCGGGGTCGGCCCGCAGAGCGCAGTTTTCCATGGCTCGCCCTCGCCCGACCGTGTGGCGCGGAACGGGGATTTCATCCTCATCGACTCCGGCGCGCAAGTGGACCGCTACGTGACCGATGTCACCCGCACCTACGTGGCGGGTCGGGCGTCGCCCTTCCAACGTGACCTCTACCAGGTCGTGCTCGGCGCCCAGGAACGCACCTGCGCCCTCTGCCGGCCGGGCGCCGAATGGAAGGATCTCCACTACGCCACCGCCACCGACCTGATGACCGGGCTCGCGGCCATGGGCGTCGTACGCGGCAACCCCTCCTCACTCGTCGAACAGGAGGTGCACACCCTGTTCTATCCGCACGGTCTCGGCCACATGGTCGGCCTCGGCGTTCGTGACGCCAGCGGCCTCGAACCCGGCCGCACCCGCGATCCGCGTCCGAGCCTGCGCAGCCTCCGCATGGACCTGATCCTGCGCGAAGGCTACGTCGTGACGGTGGAACCCGGCCTCTACTTCATCCCCGCCCTCCTGCGCGACGCCGGTCGCCGCTCGCGCTACGCGCAGGCGGTCGACTGGGACCTCGTCGACCGCCACCTGCACCTCGGTGGCGTGCGGATCGAGGACAACCTCCTCGTCACCGCCGGCGCCCCGCTGAACCTGACCGCCGCGATCCCGAAGGACCTGAAGTAAGCGGCAGGGCGGGATCCGAAAATCCCGCCTTCCACTCACACCTTCAGCCAGCGCCGCATGCCGGCGCCGACGATGGCGAGCGAGAGCAGCGAACTGACCGGCATGATGATCGCCGCGAGCAGTGGGTTCATGTGGCCGCTGACCGCCAGGCCGACGGCGAACGCATTGTAGACGACCGAGAAGACCAGCAGCGCGGTGTGGGTGCGGCGGCGCGCCGCGTTCACCGCGAAGAGCCGGCGCAGCCCGCCGATGCCCTGGCCGAGATAGTAGAAATCCGCTTTCCCCTCGAGCACGCCGCGGTGGATCACCGGGGTCCCGCGGGCGAAGGCCGTGTCAAACGCGAGGCTGTCGTTGGCGCCGTCGCCCAGCATGAGGGTGTCGCGCCGGTCTAGCATTTTCACCCACGCCGCCTTCTGCTCGGGACTCACGCCGGCGACGCCGTTGGCCGCGGGCAGCCCCAAGGCCCGGGCCATGGCCGCCACCTTGTCCGGTTGGTCGCCGCTGAGGATATAGGCCTCGAAACCATCGCGCCGCAGGGCCGCCACCTCAGCCACCGCGTCGGCCCGCACCGCGTCCTCGAATACAAAGCGCGCGAGCACGACCCCGTCGCAGGCAAATTCCGTGCCGGCCATTTCCGGCTGCCGGGCGCGGTCGTCGCACCCCGCCTTGCCACCGGCCCACCCCGCCCGCCCCAGGGTCCAGGTCCCGGCCCCCGTCTCCAGCTTCACGCCATACCCTGTTTCCTCGCTGATCACGCCCGCCAGGGGTTCCCCGCCGCCGGGACCGGCGAGCAGGTTCTCGCAGAGGCTCTGGCTCACCGGGTGCGCGTTGTCCCGGACCAGGGTGAGCAGGGCGGCGCGGGCGGTCGGGGCGAGACCGGCCAGCGCGTCCGGGTTGCGCAACACCGGCGTCTCCAAGGTGAGCGTGCCGGTCTTGTCAAAGATGAGCTTGCGGATGCGCGCCAGCCGCGGCCACAGGTCCGCCTCGCGCACAAACACGCCGTGCCGGCGCAACGCCACCGTGGCCATCTCGTCGGCCAGCGGCAGCGACAGGCCGATCGCGCAGGGACAGGACACCACGAGCACGGCGGTCACGACCGAGAAAGCGTGCACGGCATCGTGCGTGGCCAGCCACCAACCCGCGCCAGCGAGCGTCGCCGCAACAAAGATGGCGATGAGGTAGCCGCCCACCACCCGTTCCAGCCAGCGGTGGCGGAAGGCATCACGGCCGGCGGGCTGCAGCAGCTTGGCCAGCAACGAATCGGTCCACCCCTGCAGCGCGCGCAGCTGGATCTCGCCGCGCACGAGCGACACTGCCCCGGCCGGTACGCGGCCACCCTGGCGGTATTCACGCGGATCGGCCTCACCGGTGATCCAGGCGGTGCCAAAGGTCGCCGCGGACGATTCCAGCTGGGCCTCCACGGGGACTACCTGGCCCGAGCGCACGCGAAAAATGTCTCCGGGCCGCAGGTTCTCTACCGGCTGGTCCACCGCCGCGCCGGAGGGGCCGAGCACCCGCACCTTGTGCGGCCGCGCCTGCACGCTGAGCAGCCGGCGGCGGTTGTGCTCCACCGCGGCGACCTGCGCCCAGCGACCGACAAGCATCAGCAGGATGAAGGTGCCGACGAAATCGAAATAGACGTATTCCTCGCGGCCGGCGATCCAGCCGAAGAAGGAGCCGGCGTAGGCACCGAGGATGCCCACGGCGATCGGCAGGTCGATATGCAGCACCCCGCTGCGCAGCGCTCCCAGGGCCCGGCCGAAGAAGTAGCTGCCGCCCGTCAGCAGGCTCAGCGTGGCGAAAACCATCGCCAGCGTGTTGAACAGCGGGGCGTACGCGAAGGACGCCTCCATGCCGAAATACGCGGGCAGCGCAAACAGCATGATGTTCATCGAGAACGCCGCGCACAGGCCCACGCGGCGGACCAGCTGCCGGCTCTCCGGCACCGCGGGTTCCTCGCCCGGAGGCCCCACCAGATAGTTGAACCCCTGCAGGGCGCGCGCGAAAGCCACCGCGTCAAACTCCCCCCGCGCCCACTGCAACCGCATGCGCCCGACCTGGGCATCGGTCTGGATGGCGAGCGAACCCTTCTGCTGGTGAAAAATCTTCTCGATCAGCCACACGCAGCCGGCGCAGGAGATGCCCTGCACCTCGAGCATCAGAGCGGACGGACCGGGGGACTTCTCGACCTCCAGCTGCATCTCTGCCAGCCACGCGTAGTCGCGCGGCTGGAACACCACCTGGTCAACCGGCGCCACGACCGTGTCCCGGATCTTGTAATAACCCTCCAGGCCGTGCTCATGCACCAGCCGGAACACGTAGGCGCAGCCGGTGCAGCAAAAGCCGCTCTCCCGCGTGCGTTCCGTCTGCAGCGGCGTGCCGCAGTGGCGGCAAAGGTGAACGGGGGCGGCTGGCTCGGCACGCAGTCCACGCACTCGCACCGTCGGGCTCACACCCCCGTTCACCAAGTTTTTTCCGAAGAAAGTCATGTTATCTGGTCGGCGAGTTGCAGTGGGCCGGAATTCGCGCCTCAGAAACACACAAAGTCGTTCACCCCGGGGCCGCCCAGGCCGAGCGTGCCGCGCAGGCGCCACACCAGGATGGCGGCCACGACCAGAGCCATCGCGGTCTGGATCCGGCCCAGCCACACCGGGCCGATCCGCACGCGGATGAGATGGTAGTTGGCCTGTGCGAACCAGAGCAGCGGCACGGTGCCGAGGCCGAAGGCGAGGAGCGTCTCCGCCCCGCGCGCGGCGGAGCCGGACAGCAGGGCCAGCGACAGGAGGAAGTACAGCGGCCCGCAGGGCAGCAGCGGCGTGGCGATGCCGAGGAGGCCGGCGGCCCGCAGGCGCGAGCCCCCGCGCAACCGGGCCGACACCGCCCCATAGGCACGACCGAGCAGTGGCAGTTTCGGCAACCGCTGGTCGAAGCGCACCGCCACGGCCACGAAAAACAGCACGAGCAACCACGGCAGGTAGCGCATCGCGCCCTCGCCGATGAACGACAGCGGCACGCGGCCGATGCCCCCGACCAACGCGCCCAGCAACGTGTAGCCAGCCAGCCGGCTGAGATGATAGACCGTGGCCACGGTATGCGGGTCGGCCTCATCGCGCCGCGCCGGCATGAGCGAGCAAGCCAGCGGTCCGCACATGCCGGCACAGTGCAGGCTTGTGACCAGCCCGGCCAGCAGCGCGGATCCGGGGCCGGTGATGCCGGCAAGCTCGGCGGTCATGGCTTCGCCTCCTGCTTCGCCAGCGGCACCGACTGCACGTTCGCCTGCCGCGCCACCGTAAACATGACACCCCAGCCGATCACGAGCAGCAGGAAGCCGGCGCCGACCCAGAGCCAGAGGCTCCAGGCAGTCCCGCCCGAAGCGGGCGGGTTGGAGGCGGACCCCACGCCCGGGTCATTTGCCGTCATCATCATGCTCCTTCTTTGATCCGGCTGACTCGCGCGCATGCTCCACCCGCTCCTCTTCATCCTCGCGCAGCAATTTCGGATCGGGCCCCATGAACTCGACCACCCGGGACAGTTCGTAGGTGCGGTCCACATCCTCCACCTTCACGGTGAAATGGAAGGCGCCGGTGTAGCGGTGGCGGTCCACGGAGAGCACGAGGGGCGAGACCTGCTCGGCCTGCGCCGCCAGTTGGACCGGGGCGTCAAACCCGGTGAGGTGCACCCCTTCCGGCACGCCCTCGGCAGTGACGAGGTAGGTGGCCGGAATGGAGCGCTTGTTGACGAGGCGCACCATGAATTGGTTCCGCACGGCGTCCTCGCCCACGAAGTAGGCGGCCCCGCTCATGCGGTACACGAGAAAACCAGCCGGCTTGACGGTCGAGAAGGCGAAGGTGGCGACGGCGACGCCAACCAGCAGCAGGATGAAATAGACGATCGTGCGGGGCCGGACCCAGCGGGTGCGGC is from Lacunisphaera limnophila and encodes:
- a CDS encoding PEP-CTERM sorting domain-containing protein, which produces MQFPAGAAGTGYDTLLVTGGAITVTATSGNPFSLRVISLSAGGDPGNASGFSASTAYSWLLATGNPGGGISGFDAADFLIDTTAFSSPRDSGVFSLSQGLSGGNPALFLNFTPVPEPSTYALLGVGLGLVLLTVRRRRL
- a CDS encoding sensor histidine kinase produces the protein MDFRPKDRGTYYTSFAFGSIVFACYGGVFTTDTFFAWSWLPVPSEWLMLASILLGMVYTLLGVLGDGFVDCRQGRYIWLYFFLQCALLTIIVVISPTRGFMGMLCLPVVSQSIFRLRWPGRVAVCGYLFALTVALWGIPYGWNSAFSAMISYSAGFAFTIAFTFITTQALAARAGSEKLRHELAEANAQLRAQAEQTAELATTRERNRVAREIHDGVGHYLTVIKTQLDAASALLPTQPERAREAVTKAAKLSAEALDDVRHSVGALRTDTGRPPLPEALRELAGHGDPVPTLTIEGEPRTLAPGVEHALYRAAQEGLTNIRKHARATHAQLRLDFRTPHTLRLELADNGIGTGPDADQTGFGLRGLRERIAVLGGKVESGNRREGGFQLRVEVPA
- a CDS encoding response regulator, encoding MKKIRLLLVDDQSLFREALRTLLSLQPDLEIVAEAENGERALALAKVHQPDVILMDLRMPVMGGVEATRRIQQTAPAIRVMVLTTFEEDEEIFEALRAGAVGYLLKACSADKLCESVRAAAKGAAVLEPSVAARLMAEVNRSAAHSGRKATQVLADPLTERELAVLKLLAAGRSNKEIGTGLNITEGTVKNHMTNVLGKLGVLDRTQAALKARELGLI
- a CDS encoding M24 family metallopeptidase gives rise to the protein MNFDFPARRARIARALALTDEVLLIGSGHPLPKPEISDALLPYIAHQEYYFLTGHLDAIGGILAFDPRDGAWTSFVPEVTEMDRVWEGREQLPGEPLTSFPAWFSARRGRPVVLLGAPVSGISADETRTAAVRERYKHARRPKEAAEIAVLQRGAAATAAGYAAIQPLLRPGVSERTLQIELEAEYFRHGAQTTGYDSIVGVGPQSAVFHGSPSPDRVARNGDFILIDSGAQVDRYVTDVTRTYVAGRASPFQRDLYQVVLGAQERTCALCRPGAEWKDLHYATATDLMTGLAAMGVVRGNPSSLVEQEVHTLFYPHGLGHMVGLGVRDASGLEPGRTRDPRPSLRSLRMDLILREGYVVTVEPGLYFIPALLRDAGRRSRYAQAVDWDLVDRHLHLGGVRIEDNLLVTAGAPLNLTAAIPKDLK
- a CDS encoding heavy metal translocating P-type ATPase metal-binding domain-containing protein, encoding MRGLRAEPAAPVHLCRHCGTPLQTERTRESGFCCTGCAYVFRLVHEHGLEGYYKIRDTVVAPVDQVVFQPRDYAWLAEMQLEVEKSPGPSALMLEVQGISCAGCVWLIEKIFHQQKGSLAIQTDAQVGRMRLQWARGEFDAVAFARALQGFNYLVGPPGEEPAVPESRQLVRRVGLCAAFSMNIMLFALPAYFGMEASFAYAPLFNTLAMVFATLSLLTGGSYFFGRALGALRSGVLHIDLPIAVGILGAYAGSFFGWIAGREEYVYFDFVGTFILLMLVGRWAQVAAVEHNRRRLLSVQARPHKVRVLGPSGAAVDQPVENLRPGDIFRVRSGQVVPVEAQLESSAATFGTAWITGEADPREYRQGGRVPAGAVSLVRGEIQLRALQGWTDSLLAKLLQPAGRDAFRHRWLERVVGGYLIAIFVAATLAGAGWWLATHDAVHAFSVVTAVLVVSCPCAIGLSLPLADEMATVALRRHGVFVREADLWPRLARIRKLIFDKTGTLTLETPVLRNPDALAGLAPTARAALLTLVRDNAHPVSQSLCENLLAGPGGGEPLAGVISEETGYGVKLETGAGTWTLGRAGWAGGKAGCDDRARQPEMAGTEFACDGVVLARFVFEDAVRADAVAEVAALRRDGFEAYILSGDQPDKVAAMARALGLPAANGVAGVSPEQKAAWVKMLDRRDTLMLGDGANDSLAFDTAFARGTPVIHRGVLEGKADFYYLGQGIGGLRRLFAVNAARRRTHTALLVFSVVYNAFAVGLAVSGHMNPLLAAIIMPVSSLLSLAIVGAGMRRWLKV
- a CDS encoding sulfite exporter TauE/SafE family protein, which translates into the protein MTAELAGITGPGSALLAGLVTSLHCAGMCGPLACSLMPARRDEADPHTVATVYHLSRLAGYTLLGALVGGIGRVPLSFIGEGAMRYLPWLLVLFFVAVAVRFDQRLPKLPLLGRAYGAVSARLRGGSRLRAAGLLGIATPLLPCGPLYFLLSLALLSGSAARGAETLLAFGLGTVPLLWFAQANYHLIRVRIGPVWLGRIQTAMALVVAAILVWRLRGTLGLGGPGVNDFVCF